The Algoriphagus halophilus genome window below encodes:
- a CDS encoding OmpA family protein: protein MKKLILSTLMAGALAFSANAQKEFDKWSLEVNGGFNKPMAPLSPGFLSPTLNLGHVDFGARYMFNEKFGLKLDYGFGSMKEVKDESPSFNTKYYRLDLQGVVNLGRVMNFESFTRSFGLLFHGGAGIGNVNPDENTYNDFTDDVYNFIFGVTPQFKLGNGVALVADISTILNGRQTVTWDGDGALRPAIDNGFYGTNGTWWTGTLGLQFYLGSAEQHADWYIAADKYATKEELASQINGIKDMLKDSDGDGIPDYLDKEPNTPAGARVDSHGTTMDSDGDGTPDHMDKCPFLPGPASTNGCPVEEVVEEVDYLQKAINDGYVNVYYAFDSAKPLGYSTSSANYVANFMKKNPGVSVEIKGYADELGPEDYNMKLSERRAKAVYDLLIASGIDASRLSYKGYGEDTSVDKSSADARQMARRASFEVK, encoded by the coding sequence ATGAAAAAACTAATACTCTCAACACTTATGGCTGGAGCTTTGGCATTCAGCGCCAATGCTCAGAAGGAATTCGACAAATGGTCATTGGAAGTTAATGGCGGCTTTAATAAGCCTATGGCGCCTCTATCTCCAGGGTTTCTTTCCCCAACCCTAAATCTTGGTCATGTTGATTTCGGAGCTCGTTACATGTTTAATGAGAAATTCGGCCTTAAGCTTGATTATGGTTTTGGTTCTATGAAAGAGGTTAAAGATGAATCTCCATCTTTCAACACTAAATATTACAGATTGGACCTTCAAGGAGTAGTGAACCTTGGTAGAGTAATGAACTTTGAATCATTCACTAGATCTTTTGGATTATTATTTCACGGCGGAGCGGGTATTGGTAACGTAAACCCTGATGAAAATACTTACAATGATTTCACTGACGATGTTTATAATTTCATCTTCGGAGTTACTCCTCAGTTTAAGTTAGGAAATGGTGTAGCATTAGTTGCTGACATCAGCACAATCCTTAATGGTCGTCAGACTGTTACTTGGGATGGTGATGGTGCTTTAAGACCAGCAATTGACAATGGTTTTTATGGAACTAACGGAACATGGTGGACTGGTACTTTAGGTCTTCAGTTCTACTTGGGTTCTGCTGAGCAACATGCTGACTGGTATATCGCTGCTGACAAATATGCTACTAAAGAAGAATTGGCATCTCAAATCAACGGAATCAAAGACATGTTGAAAGATTCTGACGGTGATGGCATTCCTGATTACTTAGATAAAGAACCAAATACTCCAGCTGGAGCAAGAGTTGATTCTCATGGTACTACCATGGATTCTGACGGTGATGGCACTCCTGATCACATGGACAAGTGTCCATTCCTTCCAGGTCCAGCATCTACCAATGGTTGTCCTGTTGAAGAAGTAGTTGAAGAGGTTGATTACTTGCAGAAAGCTATCAATGATGGTTATGTAAATGTTTATTATGCGTTTGATAGCGCTAAACCACTAGGATATTCTACTAGCTCTGCTAACTATGTAGCTAACTTTATGAAAAAGAATCCAGGTGTTAGTGTTGAGATCAAAGGATATGCTGATGAATTAGGTCCTGAAGATTACAACATGAAGCTTTCTGAAAGAAGAGCTAAAGCTGTTTACGACTTACTAATTGCTTCTGGAATCGATGCTTCAAGACTTTCTTACAAAGGCTATGGAGAAGATACTAGCGTTGACAAGTCTTCTGCTGACGCAAGACAAATGGCAAGAAGAGCAAGCTTCGAAGTGAAGTAA
- a CDS encoding calcium/sodium antiporter yields the protein MDYILLGLGLVILLYGGKILVDGAAAIAVKLGMSAGLIGLTIVAFGTSAPELLVSVNAALKGNGDISIGNVVGSNIANIGMVLGLSGLFYPILIRKSTLRFDYLITVLVTLLFYALSYNGEIGLWEGIVMFSLFIGFNIYLFRNSGQGGLTDSTEGEEEIEQVKGYGWFLAITLFLGGIVGLYFGSELLVNNAIKISREFGISERVISVTIIAIGTSLPELITSIMAALSKKTDMAIGNILGSNIMNILSILGITAIIKPIAVSEDFLRSDYLWMIGFTLILFPLIRTKMKISFIEGAVLFIGYGAYMYFLL from the coding sequence ATGGATTACATTCTTTTGGGTCTTGGCCTGGTTATTTTATTATATGGCGGTAAAATTTTAGTAGATGGAGCTGCGGCCATTGCTGTTAAGCTTGGTATGAGTGCTGGGTTAATCGGTCTTACCATTGTTGCTTTTGGGACCTCTGCACCAGAACTTTTGGTCAGTGTCAATGCAGCTTTGAAAGGGAATGGCGATATCTCTATAGGCAATGTAGTAGGCTCAAATATTGCCAACATAGGCATGGTACTAGGACTCAGCGGGTTATTTTATCCAATATTAATTCGTAAAAGCACCCTAAGATTTGATTACCTCATTACTGTCTTAGTCACTTTACTTTTCTATGCCTTAAGCTATAATGGTGAAATAGGCTTATGGGAAGGGATCGTCATGTTTTCTTTATTCATTGGATTCAACATCTATTTATTTAGAAATAGTGGCCAAGGAGGCTTGACGGACAGTACGGAAGGTGAAGAGGAAATTGAACAGGTAAAAGGCTATGGCTGGTTTTTGGCTATCACCTTATTTTTAGGGGGAATTGTCGGTTTGTATTTTGGTTCAGAATTATTGGTAAACAACGCTATCAAAATTTCTAGAGAATTTGGTATTTCCGAAAGAGTAATCAGTGTAACAATTATAGCTATTGGCACAAGCTTACCTGAATTGATTACTTCCATCATGGCTGCCCTGTCCAAGAAAACCGATATGGCAATTGGAAATATACTAGGAAGCAATATCATGAATATCCTTTCTATTTTAGGCATCACTGCCATTATTAAACCTATTGCCGTATCTGAAGATTTTTTAAGATCCGATTACCTTTGGATGATAGGATTTACCTTGATTTTATTCCCCTTAATTAGAACTAAAATGAAAATCTCTTTTATCGAAGGAGCCGTTCTATTTATTGGTTATGGGGCTTATATGTATTTCTTATTATGA
- the hpt gene encoding hypoxanthine phosphoribosyltransferase yields the protein MAIKIKDKAFVPFINENQLKQKISQVGAQITQDYLGKDVVLLGVLNGSFMFMADLCRSIDLSVSCTFVKISSYQGTKSSEKVTALLGIQENLENKNVIIVEDIIDTGISMDHMLKQIYDFKPASVSLVALLFKPEAFRFNYQIDYVCFEIPNKFVVGYGLDYDGLGRNLKEIYQLDTP from the coding sequence ATGGCTATAAAAATAAAAGACAAAGCATTTGTTCCTTTTATTAATGAGAATCAATTAAAGCAAAAGATTTCCCAAGTTGGGGCTCAGATCACGCAGGATTATTTAGGAAAGGACGTGGTTTTGTTAGGAGTGCTGAATGGATCTTTTATGTTTATGGCAGATCTCTGTCGTAGCATAGATCTTTCTGTTTCCTGCACTTTTGTTAAAATTAGTTCCTATCAGGGAACGAAAAGTTCAGAAAAAGTAACCGCTCTTTTAGGTATTCAAGAAAATTTAGAAAATAAAAATGTCATTATCGTCGAGGATATAATTGACACTGGAATCAGCATGGATCACATGTTAAAGCAGATTTATGACTTCAAACCAGCAAGTGTTTCTTTGGTAGCTTTGCTGTTTAAACCAGAAGCTTTTCGGTTTAATTATCAGATTGATTATGTCTGTTTTGAAATTCCCAATAAATTTGTCGTCGGCTATGGCCTTGATTATGATGGTTTAGGTAGAAATTTAAAAGA
- the lipA gene encoding lipoyl synthase has translation MIELPVISEEATRRKKPDWLRVKLPIGKEYAKVRKLVDEHKLHTICESGNCPNMGECWGAGTATFMILGNVCTRSCSFCAVATGRPPEYDTDEPRRVAEAIKLMGVKHAVITSVNRDELKDKGAEIWYQTVVQTKELSPSTTIETLIPDVKSNWDALYRMIDGGQEVVSHNMETVGSLYRRVRPQAKYDRSLEQIKLTKEYGKRTKTGIMLGLGETKEEVFKAMDDLAAHGCDILTLGQYLQPTKMHIEVAEFIHPDMFDMYREEGLKRGLKYVESGPLVRSSYHAERHVNV, from the coding sequence ATGATCGAATTACCTGTTATTTCCGAAGAGGCAACTCGCAGAAAAAAACCTGATTGGTTGAGAGTAAAGCTTCCTATTGGGAAAGAATATGCCAAAGTCAGAAAACTTGTAGACGAACATAAACTTCATACAATTTGTGAAAGTGGTAACTGTCCAAACATGGGAGAGTGTTGGGGAGCAGGGACCGCTACGTTTATGATCTTGGGTAATGTATGTACCAGGTCATGTTCTTTCTGTGCTGTAGCCACAGGTAGACCGCCGGAATACGACACAGATGAACCAAGAAGAGTGGCTGAAGCCATCAAATTGATGGGAGTAAAGCATGCAGTAATTACTTCTGTCAATAGGGATGAATTGAAAGATAAAGGAGCTGAGATATGGTACCAAACGGTAGTACAGACCAAGGAACTTTCCCCTTCCACTACTATAGAGACGCTTATTCCAGATGTAAAATCTAATTGGGATGCCTTGTATCGAATGATAGATGGTGGCCAAGAAGTAGTTTCTCACAATATGGAAACAGTGGGCAGTCTTTATAGAAGAGTACGTCCTCAAGCAAAATATGACCGTTCCTTGGAGCAAATCAAACTCACTAAGGAGTATGGAAAAAGAACAAAGACTGGGATTATGCTGGGATTAGGGGAGACGAAAGAAGAAGTATTTAAAGCAATGGACGATTTAGCAGCACATGGTTGCGATATCCTGACATTAGGACAATACCTTCAACCTACAAAAATGCATATTGAAGTGGCTGAATTTATTCATCCGGACATGTTTGACATGTACAGAGAGGAAGGTTTAAAAAGAGGACTGAAATATGTTGAATCAGGACCTTTGGTACGTTCATCCTATCATGCAGAAAGACATGTAAACGTTTAA
- the gcvP gene encoding aminomethyl-transferring glycine dehydrogenase: MKINLSNAVKFENRHNGPTDAEIVEMLEKVGASSIEELIDETVPKSIQLEKPLNLPSAQLETDFLVEFKKLASKNKVLKSFIGLGYYDTFVPNVILRNVLENPGWYTAYTPYQAEIAQGRLEALINFQTVVMELTGMELANASLLDEGTAAAEAMGMLFAVKAREKKTATKFFVDENVFPQTKAVLETRAEPIGIEIVYGSVEELDVTDPELFGVLFQYPDSDGVVRDYSAIVAAAKENKVHTAFAADLLALTILTPPGEMGADVVVGTAQRFGVPMGYGGPHSAFFATKEEFKRQIPGRIIGVSLDRAGNKAYRMALQTREQHIKREKATSNICTAQVLLAVMSSFYAVYHGPKGLQNIALRTHGLAKLTANGLKELGFEVCEKEFFDTIKVTLSSHDQAHFSAIAVGAGMNFRYAKDVVYIAFDETKSLKDAQEVINVFASAAGKDPVSLKEKSDSLEVEFSESLTRKSEYLTHPVFNSYHSEHEMLRYIKRLENKDLSLVHSMISLGSCTMKLNATAEMIPVTWPEFGQMHPFTPMAQTAGYQELFANLERWLSEITGFAGTSLQPNSGAQGEFAGLMVIRAYHQNRGEAHRNIALIPTSAHGTNPASAVMAGMKVVLVKCDEKGNIDLGDLKAKAEAHSNDLACLMVTYPSTHGVFEEAIREICATIHDNGGQVYMDGANMNAQVGLTSPGNIGADVCHLNLHKTFCIPHGGGGPGMGPICVASHLVPFLPGNPLVKTGGKDAVSSISAAPYGSASILPISYAYIAMMGGDGLTNATKMAILNANYIKERLSGHYPILYTGTKGRAAHEMIVDCRAFKEVGVEVEDIAKRLMDYGFHAPTVSFPVAGTLMIEPTESETKAELDRFCDALISIRAEIKEIEEGKADRVNNVLKNAPHTANMVLVGEWDLPYTREKAVFPIDYVKENKFWPTVRRIDSAYGDRNLVCSCIPVEEYASEESELA, encoded by the coding sequence ATGAAGATCAATCTTTCAAACGCAGTAAAATTCGAAAACAGGCATAACGGTCCTACTGACGCAGAGATCGTCGAGATGTTAGAAAAAGTCGGAGCTTCCTCAATAGAAGAGTTAATCGACGAGACTGTTCCAAAATCCATCCAGTTAGAGAAGCCACTTAATCTTCCTTCTGCTCAGTTAGAGACAGATTTCTTGGTTGAATTCAAAAAGCTTGCTTCCAAAAACAAAGTCCTTAAATCCTTCATTGGTTTAGGATACTATGACACTTTTGTGCCAAATGTGATTTTGAGAAATGTGCTGGAAAATCCAGGATGGTATACTGCCTATACGCCCTATCAAGCAGAGATTGCGCAAGGTAGATTAGAGGCGCTGATTAATTTCCAGACCGTAGTGATGGAATTGACAGGAATGGAATTGGCAAATGCCTCATTATTGGATGAAGGTACTGCAGCCGCTGAAGCCATGGGGATGTTGTTTGCGGTTAAAGCAAGAGAGAAAAAAACTGCTACCAAGTTCTTTGTTGATGAAAATGTGTTTCCTCAGACGAAAGCGGTTCTTGAGACAAGAGCTGAGCCAATTGGGATTGAAATCGTCTATGGTTCTGTTGAAGAATTAGACGTTACTGATCCAGAATTATTTGGAGTTTTATTCCAATACCCTGATTCTGATGGTGTAGTTAGAGATTATAGCGCAATTGTAGCTGCTGCTAAAGAAAATAAAGTCCATACTGCTTTTGCTGCAGATTTATTAGCGTTGACCATTTTAACCCCTCCGGGAGAAATGGGAGCAGATGTGGTGGTAGGAACTGCCCAAAGATTTGGCGTTCCAATGGGCTATGGTGGACCGCATTCCGCCTTCTTCGCTACAAAAGAAGAGTTCAAAAGACAGATCCCTGGTAGAATCATAGGGGTTTCTTTGGATAGAGCTGGTAACAAAGCATATAGAATGGCGCTCCAGACGAGAGAGCAACATATTAAAAGAGAAAAGGCGACTTCCAATATTTGTACTGCCCAGGTATTGCTTGCTGTGATGTCGAGCTTTTATGCAGTTTACCATGGACCAAAAGGGCTTCAGAATATTGCATTGAGGACTCATGGTCTTGCAAAACTTACCGCAAATGGATTGAAGGAGCTAGGATTTGAAGTGTGTGAGAAAGAGTTTTTTGATACCATTAAGGTAACGCTAAGCTCTCATGACCAAGCCCATTTTTCTGCGATTGCAGTGGGGGCAGGTATGAACTTCAGATATGCCAAGGATGTGGTTTATATTGCTTTTGATGAGACAAAATCATTGAAAGATGCTCAAGAGGTAATTAATGTGTTTGCCTCTGCGGCAGGAAAAGACCCTGTTTCGTTAAAAGAAAAATCTGATAGCCTTGAAGTCGAATTCTCTGAAAGTTTGACTAGAAAATCAGAGTACTTGACTCATCCAGTGTTCAATAGTTACCACTCTGAACACGAAATGCTACGCTATATCAAGCGTTTGGAAAACAAAGATCTGTCTTTGGTTCACTCCATGATTTCTTTGGGATCTTGTACGATGAAATTGAATGCTACGGCGGAGATGATTCCTGTAACTTGGCCTGAATTTGGTCAGATGCACCCATTCACTCCAATGGCACAAACAGCTGGTTACCAAGAATTATTTGCTAATTTGGAAAGATGGCTGTCTGAAATTACCGGTTTTGCTGGAACTTCCCTTCAACCAAACTCAGGAGCGCAAGGAGAATTTGCAGGTTTGATGGTGATCAGAGCATATCATCAAAATAGAGGTGAGGCACATAGAAACATTGCATTAATTCCAACTTCAGCTCATGGAACTAACCCCGCCTCTGCTGTCATGGCCGGAATGAAAGTGGTATTAGTGAAGTGTGATGAAAAAGGAAATATAGATCTTGGAGATCTTAAAGCAAAAGCTGAAGCTCATTCAAATGATCTTGCTTGTTTGATGGTTACTTATCCATCAACTCACGGAGTATTTGAAGAAGCCATCAGAGAAATTTGTGCTACGATCCATGATAATGGTGGTCAAGTATACATGGATGGAGCCAACATGAATGCTCAAGTAGGATTAACCAGTCCAGGAAACATTGGGGCTGACGTTTGTCACTTGAACCTACATAAGACCTTTTGTATTCCTCATGGAGGAGGAGGACCAGGTATGGGACCAATCTGTGTAGCTAGTCATTTAGTTCCTTTCTTACCTGGAAACCCACTGGTAAAAACAGGAGGAAAAGATGCGGTTTCATCAATTTCTGCTGCTCCTTATGGGAGTGCCAGTATCCTACCAATTTCTTATGCTTACATCGCAATGATGGGTGGAGATGGTTTGACCAATGCTACCAAAATGGCAATCTTGAATGCAAACTATATCAAAGAAAGACTGAGCGGTCATTACCCAATCCTTTATACAGGAACAAAAGGTAGAGCGGCGCACGAAATGATTGTTGACTGTAGAGCATTTAAGGAAGTCGGAGTAGAAGTCGAGGATATCGCTAAGAGATTGATGGACTACGGATTCCACGCACCAACTGTATCCTTCCCTGTAGCAGGAACTTTGATGATTGAGCCAACTGAATCAGAGACAAAAGCAGAGTTGGATAGATTCTGTGATGCTTTGATTTCTATTAGAGCTGAAATTAAAGAGATCGAAGAGGGTAAAGCTGATAGGGTAAACAACGTGCTGAAAAATGCTCCTCATACAGCCAATATGGTATTAGTAGGAGAGTGGGACCTTCCTTATACAAGAGAGAAAGCCGTATTCCCAATTGACTATGTGAAGGAAAATAAATTCTGGCCTACCGTTAGAAGAATTGACTCTGCTTATGGTGATAGAAACCTCGTTTGTAGCTGTATTCCTGTGGAAGAATATGCAAGTGAAGAGTCCGAACTAGCATAG
- the upp gene encoding uracil phosphoribosyltransferase has product MFILSNTPSVANHFINELRDIETQKDRMRFRKNLERLGEILAYEISKELEFNDIEVKTPLAIAPSKKITSDLVIITILRASLPFYQGFLNYFDQAESGFIGAFREEEQENGEIKINLGYQASPSLEGKEIIIADPMLATGKSFIKTINALLANGKPKKIHIAAAFAAPEGIEHIQNNLKEIPCSFWLGVLDKKLNHLSYIVPGLGDAGDLAFGPKL; this is encoded by the coding sequence ATGTTCATACTTTCTAATACGCCTTCAGTTGCAAATCATTTCATCAATGAGCTTCGTGATATTGAAACTCAAAAGGATAGAATGCGATTTAGAAAAAATCTGGAACGGTTGGGAGAAATACTTGCGTATGAAATCTCCAAAGAATTAGAATTCAATGACATTGAAGTAAAAACGCCTTTAGCTATCGCTCCTTCAAAAAAAATCACCTCTGACTTGGTTATCATTACGATATTAAGAGCCTCACTTCCTTTCTACCAAGGTTTTTTAAATTACTTTGATCAGGCAGAAAGTGGTTTTATCGGAGCATTTCGTGAGGAGGAACAGGAAAATGGAGAAATAAAAATCAATCTCGGATATCAAGCCAGTCCCTCTTTAGAAGGTAAGGAAATAATTATAGCAGACCCTATGCTCGCCACTGGAAAGTCATTTATTAAAACAATCAATGCATTATTGGCAAATGGGAAACCAAAAAAAATACACATTGCAGCTGCCTTCGCTGCCCCAGAGGGAATCGAGCACATTCAAAATAACCTAAAAGAAATCCCATGCTCCTTTTGGCTAGGAGTTCTTGACAAAAAACTGAACCATTTATCTTATATCGTTCCTGGTTTAGGTGATGCTGGGGATTTAGCATTTGGACCGAAACTTTAA
- a CDS encoding OmpA family protein, translating to MKKYLLAFILFSLGFSAFSQSEFNKWSLETNFGFNKPMSPLTPGFYSPTLNVGHIDFGARYMINEKFGFKGDIGFGSFNEVKNESPEFKTNYLRADVQGVVNWGRILNFEAFSRRIGLLGHLGAGFGRMSFNQTVLNQVPEYQYNIIAGIKPLFKLSNRIALTGDVSVIYNGRQTYTFDGNAYNAKIQPDDLTQNPFVHAPGTWWTGTLGLNVYLGSAEEHADWFIAADKYATKEELATQINGIKDMLKDSDGDGIPDYLDKEPNTPAEARVDFHGVTLDSDGDGTPDHLDKCPFLPGPASTNGCPVEEVVEQVDYLQKAINDGYVNVYFAFDSSTPLAYSISAANYVANFLKKNPGISLEVKGYADELGPEDYNIKLSEKRAKSVYDILISAGIDASRLSYKGYGEDTSVDKSSADARQMARRASFEIK from the coding sequence ATGAAAAAATATCTATTGGCTTTCATCCTGTTTAGCCTTGGATTTTCTGCGTTTTCGCAATCAGAATTTAACAAATGGTCTCTTGAAACAAACTTTGGTTTCAATAAGCCTATGTCTCCGCTTACGCCTGGATTCTACAGTCCAACTTTAAATGTTGGCCATATTGATTTTGGAGCCCGGTATATGATAAATGAAAAATTTGGTTTTAAAGGAGATATAGGCTTTGGCTCATTTAATGAGGTAAAAAATGAAAGTCCTGAATTCAAAACCAATTATTTGAGAGCTGATGTTCAAGGCGTGGTAAATTGGGGACGGATTTTGAATTTTGAAGCCTTTTCTAGAAGGATAGGCTTATTGGGGCACTTAGGAGCTGGATTTGGGAGAATGAGTTTTAACCAGACGGTTTTAAACCAGGTTCCTGAGTATCAATACAATATCATTGCTGGTATTAAACCCCTATTTAAACTAAGTAATCGAATTGCACTTACAGGCGATGTATCGGTGATCTATAATGGGAGACAAACCTACACCTTTGATGGAAATGCTTATAACGCCAAAATTCAGCCTGATGATTTAACTCAAAATCCATTTGTTCATGCGCCAGGAACATGGTGGACTGGTACATTGGGACTTAATGTTTATTTGGGTTCTGCAGAGGAGCACGCAGATTGGTTTATTGCGGCAGATAAATATGCAACAAAAGAGGAACTTGCCACTCAAATCAACGGAATCAAAGACATGTTAAAAGATTCTGATGGAGACGGAATTCCTGATTACTTGGATAAAGAGCCTAATACACCTGCCGAAGCACGAGTTGATTTTCACGGAGTAACTTTGGATTCAGATGGAGACGGTACTCCTGACCATCTAGATAAATGTCCTTTTTTACCAGGCCCTGCTTCAACAAATGGATGCCCGGTGGAAGAGGTAGTTGAACAAGTGGATTACCTTCAGAAAGCAATCAATGATGGATATGTAAATGTTTATTTTGCTTTTGATAGCTCGACTCCTCTTGCCTATTCTATTTCCGCAGCGAATTATGTAGCAAATTTCTTAAAGAAAAACCCAGGGATTTCTCTTGAGGTGAAAGGATATGCAGATGAATTAGGTCCGGAGGATTATAATATCAAACTTTCTGAAAAAAGAGCAAAAAGCGTCTATGACATTCTTATTTCAGCTGGAATTGACGCAAGCCGACTATCTTACAAAGGATATGGAGAAGATACTAGCGTAGACAAATCTTCCGCTGATGCAAGGCAAATGGCCAGAAGAGCAAGCTTCGAAATAAAGTAA
- a CDS encoding M20/M25/M40 family metallo-hydrolase, with amino-acid sequence MKILNELLELKGVSGDESATTQFLYKYVEKQKKIWNVLPKIFFGEDFHDCLLLKFGNPRTAVFAHIDTIGFMSRYDNQLIPVGGPEIIPGTWLVGEDSLGAIRCRLQGDEEGIFHDFPRGIEPGTCLSFEQNIRIGSEFIEGAYLDNRLGVYNALKLCETLENGWVVFSTYEEHGGGSMPFLLKFIQENSPIKQALISDITWVTEGVKHHEGVAISIRDKFIPRRKFLDKIISIAKKSQVQFQLEVENYGGSDGREIQNSPYAIDWCFIGAPEDHVHSPNEKVSLADLNSMIELYKILMEKL; translated from the coding sequence ATGAAAATATTAAATGAATTATTAGAATTGAAAGGTGTTTCTGGAGACGAGTCCGCAACAACCCAATTCTTATACAAATATGTCGAAAAACAAAAGAAAATATGGAATGTTTTGCCAAAAATATTTTTCGGCGAAGATTTTCATGACTGTTTACTTTTGAAATTCGGCAATCCAAGGACTGCTGTTTTTGCCCATATCGATACTATTGGTTTTATGTCAAGATACGATAATCAATTGATTCCGGTTGGGGGTCCTGAAATTATTCCTGGAACTTGGTTAGTGGGTGAAGATAGTTTGGGGGCCATTAGATGTAGACTTCAAGGGGATGAGGAGGGAATTTTCCACGATTTTCCTAGGGGGATTGAACCAGGGACTTGCTTGTCATTTGAGCAGAATATTCGCATTGGTTCTGAATTTATTGAAGGGGCCTATTTAGACAACAGGTTGGGTGTTTATAATGCACTTAAACTATGCGAAACGCTTGAAAATGGGTGGGTTGTATTTTCTACTTATGAAGAACATGGAGGAGGAAGCATGCCCTTTTTACTGAAATTTATCCAAGAAAATTCTCCCATCAAGCAAGCTTTGATATCAGATATAACCTGGGTGACGGAAGGAGTAAAGCATCATGAGGGAGTAGCTATATCTATCCGTGATAAATTTATTCCAAGAAGGAAGTTTTTAGATAAAATAATTTCAATTGCGAAAAAAAGTCAGGTGCAATTTCAACTAGAGGTGGAGAATTATGGCGGAAGCGATGGAAGAGAGATACAAAACTCTCCTTACGCAATTGATTGGTGTTTTATAGGCGCGCCAGAAGATCACGTTCATTCACCAAATGAAAAAGTGTCATTGGCGGATTTGAATTCGATGATAGAATTATATAAAATTTTAATGGAGAAACTTTAA
- a CDS encoding OsmC family protein, protein MPTIKSSYLGNLRTNSEHLQSGTTLMTDAPVDNNGKGEKFSPTDLVSSALGSCMVTIMGIVANRENVELDGLTWEVTKIMSASPRKIQEIIIDFHWENPVSNTVMIQKLKNAARTCPVALSLDPEIKQTINFNF, encoded by the coding sequence ATGCCAACTATAAAAAGTTCGTATTTAGGAAATTTGAGAACTAATTCAGAGCATCTTCAATCTGGAACAACCTTAATGACGGACGCTCCCGTTGATAATAATGGGAAAGGGGAGAAGTTTTCTCCTACCGACTTGGTATCTAGTGCCTTAGGAAGTTGTATGGTGACGATTATGGGTATTGTAGCAAACCGGGAAAATGTGGAATTGGATGGGTTAACTTGGGAGGTAACTAAAATTATGAGTGCCTCTCCAAGAAAAATTCAGGAAATAATAATTGATTTTCATTGGGAAAATCCGGTTTCTAACACAGTGATGATCCAAAAGTTGAAAAATGCTGCTCGAACCTGCCCTGTAGCTTTGAGTTTAGATCCTGAGATAAAACAGACCATAAATTTCAATTTCTAA
- the sdaAA gene encoding L-serine ammonia-lyase, iron-sulfur-dependent, subunit alpha gives MCYLFESFKGWKAYCEEKKVSLHDSVIEYEVEQKNAESQQIKSGILKAYQVMKDAVKTGLEEEMTSRSGMINNGAKKVFNHPLTVLSPEFQKLIARALAAKEVNSCMGRVVAAPTAGASGILPGTLVTLQEIHGLEDEQIVEGLLVSAGIGLIIEEKASLAGAVGGCQAETGSAAAMAAGAMVYCLGGTTDQVFNAVAITIQCMLGLVCDPVAGLVEVPCVVRNASAASIAFSSTQIAVADVSSVIPVDECIDAMGEIGASMESRYKETALGGLAATLTGQEISKRVLIQDIEILPDDELLE, from the coding sequence ATGTGTTACCTTTTTGAATCATTCAAAGGTTGGAAAGCCTACTGTGAAGAAAAAAAAGTTTCTCTACATGATTCAGTGATTGAATACGAAGTAGAGCAGAAAAACGCCGAATCCCAGCAAATCAAATCAGGAATTCTGAAGGCCTATCAGGTAATGAAAGATGCTGTAAAGACTGGTTTGGAGGAAGAGATGACTTCAAGGTCTGGCATGATTAACAATGGTGCAAAGAAAGTCTTTAACCACCCTTTGACAGTTCTTTCTCCGGAATTTCAAAAATTGATTGCTCGGGCCTTGGCTGCGAAGGAAGTAAATTCCTGTATGGGTAGGGTAGTTGCTGCACCTACTGCAGGCGCTTCAGGGATTTTGCCTGGTACCTTGGTGACATTACAAGAGATACATGGTTTAGAAGACGAGCAAATAGTAGAAGGTTTACTTGTAAGCGCAGGAATCGGTTTAATCATTGAGGAAAAGGCAAGCCTTGCCGGAGCTGTTGGTGGATGTCAAGCCGAAACTGGATCTGCAGCTGCAATGGCAGCGGGAGCCATGGTTTATTGTCTAGGAGGAACTACTGATCAGGTTTTTAATGCAGTAGCCATCACGATTCAATGTATGCTTGGACTAGTTTGTGACCCTGTTGCTGGCTTAGTGGAAGTTCCCTGTGTGGTGAGAAATGCAAGTGCGGCTTCAATTGCCTTTAGCTCTACCCAGATTGCCGTTGCAGATGTGAGTTCTGTAATACCCGTAGATGAATGTATTGATGCTATGGGAGAAATAGGAGCCTCTATGGAAAGTAGGTATAAAGAAACAGCTTTAGGAGGTTTAGCTGCCACCCTAACGGGGCAAGAAATATCCAAAAGGGTTTTGATTCAAGACATTGAGATCTTGCCTGATGATGAATTACTCGAGTAA